CGTGCGGATCCCTTGCACATGCCAGTCTCTGGATGAATATCCAATATAATAACAGGACGAAAGTAACGATCCAACAACTTGGAGGCAACAATACCCACTACCCCCACATTCCAGCCCTCACTCGCAAGGATAATTACTGGAGGAACCTCTCCATTCCCGATCTTTTGCTCCAACTGAGCACTAGCTTCAACCACGATTCTGTCGACAACCAGCTGGCGTTCTTTATTTATTAGGTCCAGTTCCCCGGCTAATTGCTCAGCTTCCTCCATTCGATCCGTTGTGAGCAGTGTTACAGCCCTTCCCGCATGGTCTAATCGTCCGCTGGCATTAATGCGAGGGGCCATCCCAAAAGCTATATTGACAGCATTAACGGTTGCCATAGTAACACCGCTAACATCCAGCAATGCACGAATACCTGGAAACTTGGATTGTCTCATGCTGATTAATCCATTGCGGACCATTGCCCTGTTCTCACCCAACAGAGGCATCAAATCCGCAATCGTACCAATGGCTACGATTTCACACCAATCCGCAGGAAGATCCTCTCCAAGTAAAGCCTGAGCGAGCTTATAAGCAACGCCTACACCGGCTAAACCTTTGAAGGGATAATTACAATCCTTAAGCTTAGGGTTAATCAACGCGTAGGCTGGGGGAAGTAATTCAGGCGGTTCATGGTGATCAGTAACAATGACATCCATTCCAAGCTCATTAGCATAAGCTATTTGCGAACAGGCACTTATCCCCGTATCTACCGTAATAACCAACGAAACTCCCTGTTGTAATGCCCAATCCAGCGCATGATTATGAAGACCATAACCTTCATTGGATCGATGCGGAATGTATATGTCGAAGGACGCACCCAAATGACGCAATAAAAAAATCATCAGAGCTGTGCTTGAAACACCGTCAGCATCATAATCACCGTAGACCAGGATATGCTCCCCGTCCTCCAAGGCTTTTCGAATCCGTGGAACCGCTTCGGTCATTCCTTTTAGCAGGAAAGGATCATGATACTCTTCAGCACCACCATCCATGAAGGATAAAGCTTCTTGATCCACCGTCATTCCCCGGGCAATAAGCAAGGAGGATAACAGCGGAGAAATAGAAAGGCTCCGGGCCAAATCCTTTATTGCATCGGGATCAGCTGCCGGAGAGTGCCACTTGTTTTTTGAATGAAGCAATAGAACTCACCTTTCTCTCACCTAACAATACTATTGTAATAACGTAGGTACGTCGTCGCTATCTATCAGTTCATGATTACTTTTGTACGGGTAGCCCGGATCATACGGCACTACATCCATATGAACATCACCAATATAAACAAATCGGTGCAGCAGTAGTTTTTTGGCGCATTCTGATATATCATGTGCTTCCAATACTGTTATTCGCGGATTCACACTGATCTTCACCTGGAGATTTACATATCGACCCTTCTCCAGTGCCTTCAGTTGCTCTACTCGAATGACACCGTGTACCCGCTGAACGGTTTCAATAAAGTTCGAAGCGTCGGCATGTGGAAGTTCTTCAATCTCCTTGCCATATATCGAGCTTGCTATAAGGAAGTATCCTTTTCTGAGGACCAAGCAAGCCGTTAGGAGACCAGCAATCGGATCCATATACAGCAGAGGATGCCAATTAAAAGAACCGCCTGCTACAGATAATCCAATACCGATTACTACAGTTAGCGAAGTGTAAAGACTATACCGATGACTATCAGCATAAGCCGAGTGTCTGGCATCGCCAAGCTTTTTGAAATACCGATATTGATACTGAAACACCGCTTCCTTCAAGACAATAGATATCAAAACGGCTACCAATGCACAAGGAGAAGGTGATATCAAATGCCCTCTCATTAAATCACGGATCGCTGAGAAAGCAATTTGTAATCCACCCATAAGAATTAGTACAGAAAATATGATAGCTATAATAGGTTCTTTATTATCCCACTTATGAACGGATTGTCCCGTAGTACGTTCTTTCTGATTGTTTCCGAAACGCCATGGAAGTACCTCTGTCAGCTTTGCGGCGGCATCTGCTCCAGAATATAGGGCATCACCCATTAATGCCTTGCTGCCCGAAACGTAGCCAATACCACCCTTAGCTATGGCTAAAGCGACATCACTGACGACACCTGTCCAGGCAACCGTCTCACTTTGCGGCGAACGTTTGTTATACATTTGGGCCCCTCCTTACCATTCAAGTAATCTCATGATGAACTGATATAAGTGACCATTCATTTCCAAGATTATTATAAAAACATCCAGAATTCAGAAGTTTATAGCTTGCTGATATGATCAGAAAGCCGCGTCGCCTTTGACGCGGCTTTCTGGGGAATGATGTTGTTTTATACTTTGGTCTATTTAGCTTTTACGCTGACCTTCTGACGCTTCTTAAGAAGCAGCCAGAGTGGGCTTGCGATAAAGATGGAGGAGTAAGCCCCAAAGAGCAATCCAATAACCATAGCCAGCGAGAACATTTTGATGGATTCTCCACCAAGGATTAATAGGAAGAATGCAGCAATAAACACTGTAAATGCCGTATAAAGTGAACGCATGAGAGTCTGGGATACACTCCTGTTAACGAGTAATTTCAGATCCTCATAAGTTCTCTGTTTGCCAAACCGCAAGTTCTCGCGGATACGGTCGAAGATAACAATGGTGTCATTAATGGAGTAACCGATAATGGTAAGTATCGCAATAATGAACGTCAAGTCTACCTCCAAACGGAAGATAGAGAAGATGGCAACGACCACAAAGGCATCATGCATTAGTGCAACAATAGCCGCTACGGCAAAACGCCATTCAAAACGGATACTGACGTAAATGATAATTCCGATACAGGAAATCAACACGGCATAGACAGCATTACGGGCCAATTCTTTAGCCATTTGAGTATCAACGGTGTTGACCTCGAAGGAGGCCTTGTCGTCCAGCTTCAGAATCGCCTCTTTTAGTTGCGAATCCTGTGTGCTGTCTAGAATCGCTTCATAGCGAATGTTGGTCCGCAGCTCACCATGAGTAATTTCCGGTTCTTTGCCAATGCCGAGCTTATCAATCACCGGACGGATTTGCTCAGCACTAACATTCTTGGAGAACGAAATATCAACATTTGATCCTGCTTTGAAATCAACACTGTAATTCAGTCCAAAGGCTGCCATACATATTGCACCCACAATTGTAATTACGATAGAGAAAATAAAGAAATACTTACTCAAATGTACAAAATCAGTCTCTTTATTAAAGCGCACGTATTTCACTCTCCTTTACCCCGAATTGCTTCGGCTTGCTCAGTGTTCCTGCTCTAACAAGCAGATTCAGCAACCAACGGGAGAAATAAAGGTTCGTGGCGATACTGAGCACAATTTCCACAATCAAAACCAATGCAAAACCTTTTACTGCGCCTGTACCAAAGGCGAACATAACAGCAGCAACGATAATGGTTGTAACATTGGCATCCATAACCGTACGGAAAGAAGACTTACTACCTGCTTTCACAGAAGAAAGAATACTCTTACCACTGCGCATTTCTTCTCTAATCCGTTCATTTGTAATAATATTGGCATCGACAGCCATCCCAATACCGAGGATAAACGCGGCAATACCGGGAAGCGTCAATGTAAAATCGGCTATGACGAATACTAAAATTAGTAACCATGTATGCAGAATAAGAGCAAAACTTGCAAGCACACCTGGCAAGCGATACATACCGATCATAAATATCAGAATAATCAGGGAACCTACAAGACCCGCTCGAACGGTTTGTTCTAGCGACTTCATTCCTAAGGTTGCTCCTACACTTTGTGAATACATCTCTGTAAGCTTCAGAGGAAGTGCGCCGAGATTGATGGTATCCGCAAGGGCACGGGCTTCTTCAACTGAATAGTTACCAGAGATAGATGCGCTGCCATCGGTAAGCTCAGCTCTTACTACCGGATCAGATAACTTAACTTCGTCCAGATAGATCGCAAGATTCTGACCGAGCAACCTTTTGGTTATCTCAGCAAATTTATCTTTATCTTTAATCTTGATGCTGATAACCGGTTGATTCAGGTTATCTTGTCCCACTTCCGCAGCATTCTCTACAAAGTCACTGCCGAGAAGCTCAACTTTACTATAAGATCCTGCTTCATCACCAGGTGCAGTGCTACGGAAAGTCAGAACTGCAGGTTCTTTCATCTTTTTACGTACCTCAGCTTCGTTATTCACACCTGGAATTTTCATACGAATGCGGTCCGTTCCTTCGGTAGTTACCTCAGGCTCAGTTGTGCCGATCGCATTCGCCCGTTTTTCCAGGCTCTCAGCTGTTTTTTGCAATGATGCTGGACTTAAATCCTGTCCCTTTTCCATCGGTTCTGCGTGATACAGAATCTCGAAGCCGCCTTTTAAATCAAGGCCCAACCGGACTTTGTCCAACAATCCGGGAGTAGTAAATACCATGACTCCTAATAAAACAGCCACGGTAACAATGAAGCTCACAAGTCTTTTCATGCTCTTGCTAGTTCCCCTTTCATAACTCAATATTCCTATTATAGCCACGTGCGAAAAGACCGTCAATTCATGTAAGCATTGACAAGACTATATTTATAAATAACACGGCTATACTCACAAAAAGAAACGGCCGGCTATACGCTATTAAGCAAGCCATCCGTTTTTATAGGATATGTGAGATTTTGTAATCCTTACTTTACGCCACTACGAAGACGTTTGCAAAAGAAAAACATTCCTTTTATAAGTTTATTCCCCGATAAGCAGCAATTGTTAAGTAATTCATATAACTATTGACCTTCAATGAATAAATATCATTCACCAATTTGTGTAAAGGGGGCGTTCCCTCTTTGACATAATGGCGGCTAATACAATTCCAGATATCCTTACCTGTAACATACTCGTAGCCGAGGAGCCGGAATTCCTCCGCTTTGCTGCGGCACATGGCCTCGATTTCCTCGCTAATTTCGTCATGATTCCATTGCTCCGATTCCACGTGATGACACCTCCAAATCCCTCGTATGCGTATGAGCACTGTTAGTAGTTCGACTTATCTATCCTTCATTCCTTCTTATGATACCAAAATGTTGTTAGACAAAGGGAAGGCATTATATGGGACAGGACTTGCATATCCATATTAAAGACAAGTTGAATTTCGTCCATTCCATTTTGGAAGAAGGAGTGCCCTTTGAGGAAACAGAACTTTCTGAACAAACAGAGCTTTATCCAGGGAACATTAATCCTGCTTGCTGCCGGGATTTTGAACCGATTGCTGGGATTTATTCCTCGGATAGCTCTCCCGCGTATTATTGGAGCCGAGGGTGTTGGCCTCTATCAACTCGGGTATCCCTTCTTTATCGTACTGATTACGTTAATTACCGGAGGAATACCGCTAGCTATTGCAAAAATGGTGGCAGAGGCAGAGGGAGAGCATCGTCCGGATCGTTCGCGTCAGATCTTAAGGACAGGTCTTGCCCTAAGCCTTGGACTTGGGGTGGTCTTTACTGCCCTCGCATTGCTCGGGGCTTCGTGGGTT
Above is a window of Paenibacillus wynnii DNA encoding:
- a CDS encoding cation diffusion facilitator family transporter; the encoded protein is MYNKRSPQSETVAWTGVVSDVALAIAKGGIGYVSGSKALMGDALYSGADAAAKLTEVLPWRFGNNQKERTTGQSVHKWDNKEPIIAIIFSVLILMGGLQIAFSAIRDLMRGHLISPSPCALVAVLISIVLKEAVFQYQYRYFKKLGDARHSAYADSHRYSLYTSLTVVIGIGLSVAGGSFNWHPLLYMDPIAGLLTACLVLRKGYFLIASSIYGKEIEELPHADASNFIETVQRVHGVIRVEQLKALEKGRYVNLQVKISVNPRITVLEAHDISECAKKLLLHRFVYIGDVHMDVVPYDPGYPYKSNHELIDSDDVPTLLQ
- a CDS encoding post-transcriptional regulator yields the protein MESEQWNHDEISEEIEAMCRSKAEEFRLLGYEYVTGKDIWNCISRHYVKEGTPPLHKLVNDIYSLKVNSYMNYLTIAAYRGINL
- the secD gene encoding protein translocase subunit SecD — protein: MKRLVSFIVTVAVLLGVMVFTTPGLLDKVRLGLDLKGGFEILYHAEPMEKGQDLSPASLQKTAESLEKRANAIGTTEPEVTTEGTDRIRMKIPGVNNEAEVRKKMKEPAVLTFRSTAPGDEAGSYSKVELLGSDFVENAAEVGQDNLNQPVISIKIKDKDKFAEITKRLLGQNLAIYLDEVKLSDPVVRAELTDGSASISGNYSVEEARALADTINLGALPLKLTEMYSQSVGATLGMKSLEQTVRAGLVGSLIILIFMIGMYRLPGVLASFALILHTWLLILVFVIADFTLTLPGIAAFILGIGMAVDANIITNERIREEMRSGKSILSSVKAGSKSSFRTVMDANVTTIIVAAVMFAFGTGAVKGFALVLIVEIVLSIATNLYFSRWLLNLLVRAGTLSKPKQFGVKESEIRAL
- the secF gene encoding protein translocase subunit SecF gives rise to the protein MRFNKETDFVHLSKYFFIFSIVITIVGAICMAAFGLNYSVDFKAGSNVDISFSKNVSAEQIRPVIDKLGIGKEPEITHGELRTNIRYEAILDSTQDSQLKEAILKLDDKASFEVNTVDTQMAKELARNAVYAVLISCIGIIIYVSIRFEWRFAVAAIVALMHDAFVVVAIFSIFRLEVDLTFIIAILTIIGYSINDTIVIFDRIRENLRFGKQRTYEDLKLLVNRSVSQTLMRSLYTAFTVFIAAFFLLILGGESIKMFSLAMVIGLLFGAYSSIFIASPLWLLLKKRQKVSVKAK